The following are encoded together in the Thermomonas brevis genome:
- a CDS encoding (R)-mandelonitrile lyase, which produces MQIIRNGSVPSAKGPSDWFTGDVRIDMMFKHGGGSPVTGAIVTFEPGARTAWHTHPLGQTLIVTAGKGWTQCEGGPVVEIGAGDIVCCPCRHRHWHGATPDTAMTHIAITEALDGQVVEWMEHVVDADYLKGPAAA; this is translated from the coding sequence ATGCAGATCATCCGCAACGGCTCGGTGCCCTCCGCCAAGGGGCCGTCCGACTGGTTCACCGGCGACGTCCGCATCGACATGATGTTCAAGCACGGCGGGGGCTCGCCGGTCACCGGCGCGATCGTCACCTTCGAGCCGGGTGCGCGCACCGCCTGGCACACGCATCCGCTCGGGCAGACCCTGATCGTCACCGCCGGCAAGGGCTGGACGCAGTGCGAGGGCGGGCCGGTGGTGGAGATCGGCGCCGGCGACATCGTGTGCTGCCCGTGCCGGCATCGCCACTGGCACGGCGCCACGCCGGACACCGCGATGACCCACATCGCGATCACCGAGGCATTGGACGGGCAGGTGGTCGAGTGGATGGAACACGTCGTCGACGCCGACTACCTGAAAGGCCCCGCCGCGGCCTGA
- a CDS encoding NAD(P)-dependent alcohol dehydrogenase — MTTRAYGVNAANESFQSMDIARRAPGLRDVQIEIAYCGICHSDLHTARSEWAGTLYPCVPGHEIVGRVSAVGSEVTGFKAGDTVGVGCMVGSCQHCAACEEGLEQYCERGLIGTYNGPTPDAPGHTLGGYSQRIVVDEKFVLHVRHPQEQLAAVAPLLCAGITTYSPLRHWNVGPGKKVGIVGIGGLGHMGVKIAHAMGAHVVAFTTSESKRQAAHDLGADEVVVSRDRAQMKVQANSFDFILDTVAASHDLDAFSSLLKRDGTLCLVGVPEHAHPSPNVGNLIFKRRAIAGSLIGGIKETQEMLDFCAQHGIVADIEMIRADGIDAAYERMLKSDVKYRFVIDVATM; from the coding sequence ATGACCACACGCGCCTACGGCGTCAACGCCGCCAACGAATCCTTCCAGTCGATGGACATCGCGCGCCGCGCGCCCGGCCTGCGCGACGTACAGATCGAGATCGCGTACTGCGGCATCTGCCATTCCGACCTGCACACCGCGCGCTCGGAGTGGGCCGGCACGCTGTATCCCTGCGTGCCAGGGCACGAGATCGTCGGCCGCGTCAGCGCGGTCGGCAGCGAGGTGACGGGCTTCAAGGCCGGCGACACCGTCGGCGTCGGCTGCATGGTCGGCAGCTGCCAGCACTGCGCGGCCTGCGAGGAAGGGCTGGAGCAGTACTGCGAGCGCGGCCTGATCGGCACCTACAACGGGCCGACGCCGGACGCGCCGGGCCATACGCTGGGCGGCTATTCGCAGCGGATCGTGGTGGACGAGAAGTTCGTGCTGCACGTGCGCCATCCGCAGGAGCAGCTGGCGGCGGTCGCGCCGCTGCTGTGCGCCGGCATCACCACCTATTCGCCGCTGCGGCACTGGAACGTCGGGCCGGGCAAGAAGGTGGGCATCGTCGGCATCGGCGGGCTGGGCCACATGGGCGTCAAGATCGCGCACGCGATGGGCGCGCACGTGGTCGCCTTCACCACCAGCGAATCCAAGCGGCAGGCGGCGCACGACCTCGGCGCCGACGAAGTGGTGGTGTCGCGCGACCGCGCGCAGATGAAGGTGCAGGCGAACAGCTTCGACTTCATCCTCGACACGGTGGCGGCCAGCCACGACCTGGACGCGTTCTCTTCGCTGCTCAAGCGCGACGGCACGCTGTGCCTGGTCGGCGTGCCGGAGCACGCGCATCCCTCGCCGAACGTCGGCAACCTGATCTTCAAGCGCCGCGCGATCGCCGGCTCGCTGATCGGCGGGATCAAGGAGACGCAGGAGATGCTGGACTTCTGCGCGCAGCACGGCATCGTCGCCGACATCGAGATGATCCGCGCGGACGGGATCGACGCGGCCTACGAGCGCATGCTCAAGAGCGACGTGAAATACCGCTTCGTGATCGACGTCGCGACGATGTGA